In the genome of Gammaproteobacteria bacterium, the window GGAATTAATCAGATTATGCGTAGCCATTATTGCGGTCATGTCAATGAATCCCTCGTGGATCAGGAAGTCGAGATTTGCGGTTGGGTGCATCGCCGCCGTGACCACGGTGGAGTGATTTTCATAGACTTGCGTGACCGTGAGGGCCTGGTGCAGGTGGTGTTCGATCCTGACAATCGCGAAGCCTTTGTCACCGCAGAACGCGTGCGCAGTGAGTATGTGTTGCATGTGAAAGGGCGCGTGCGTCGCCGCCCGGCGGGTACCGAGAATGCCAATCTGCCGACGGGCCAAATCGAAATCCTGGCCAAGGAAATCGAGTTGCTTAACCGTTCTGAAGTGCCGCCGTTCCAGATTGACGACGAAACCGACGCCAGCGAAGAAATCCGTTTGCGTTATCGTTATCTTGATCTGCGCCGGCCGGAGATGCAAAAGCGTCTGCGTCTGCGTACCAAAACGACGCGCATCTTGCGCCATTTCCTCGAAGATCGCGGCTTCATGGAAATTGAAACGCCATTTCTGACCAAGGCCACGCCAGAAGGCGCGCGCGATTATGTGGTGCCGAGCCGTACTCATCAAGGCAAATTCTTTGCATTGCCGCAATCGCCGCAGCTGTTCAAACAGTTGCTGATGATCAGCGGCTTTGATCGTTATTATCAGGTTGCACGTTGTTTCCGCGATGAAGATTTGCGTGCCGATCGGCAGCCTGAGTTTACCCAGCTCGACATCGAAATGTCGTTCATCAATGAAGAACAGATCACCAACTTGATGGAAGATCTGTTCCGGCATGTGTTTGCCGAGGCGTTGGAAGTGGCGCTGCCGGTAAAATTCCCGCGCATGACCTATGCCGAGGCCATGCACCGTTATGGCAGCGACAAACCCGATCTGCGCATCTCGCTGGAGTTGGTCGATGTCACCGATTTGATGAAAGCGGTGGACTTCAAAGTCTTCTCCGGCCCAGCCAATGATCCTAAGGGCCGTATCGCTGCCTTGCGTCTGCCCAAGGGCGGTGAACTGTCGCGAAAAGAAATCGACGACTACACCCAATACGTAGGTATTTTTGGTGCCAAAGGCTTGGCCTATATCAAGGTCAACAACAAGGCCCAGGGCCGCGACGGCTTGCAATCACCGATTCTGAAATTCCTGCCGGATGCCGTTGTCGATGGCATCATGACGCGCACTGGCGCTGAAGACGGCGACCTGGTGTTCTTCGGTGCTGACAAGGCCAAGATCGTTAACGATTCACTCGGCGCGCTGCGTATCAAGCTCGGCCATGATCGTGGTTTGGTGCAACATGGTTGGCGTCCGTTGTGGGTCGTCGATTTCCCGATGTTTGAATGGGATGACAAAGATCGCCGTTGGGTGGCCTTGCATCATCCCTTCACCTCGCCGCGTGTGGCATCGCCGGAAGATCTGGCCGCGAATCCCGAAGGTGTGTCGTCACGTGCCTATGACTTGGTGCTGAACGGTACCGAAGTCGGCGGCGGTTCGATTCGTATTCATAATTCCGATCTGCAAGCGGCAGTATTCAATTTGCTCGGTATCGGTCCGGAAGAGGCGCGCGAGAAATTCGGCTTCCTGTTGGATGCGCTGAGCTTCGGTTGCCCACCGCATGGTGGTATTGCCTTTGGTCTCGATCGCTTGGTGATGTTGATGACCGGTGCGCAATCGATTCGTGACGTGATGGCCTTCCCCAAGACCCAGACCGCGGCTTGTATGTTGACGCAGGCGCCGTCTGAGATTGGTGAGAAACACATGCGTGAAATTGGAATTCGTCTGCGTCAGGCACCGGTGGTGGTAACCACGGCAACAGCAACCAGCGAATAAGCTGAACTCTGGCGAAATAAACAAGTCGAACGAATAGATGTAGGGTGGGTTGGCCCGTAGGGCGCAACCCACCAAGCCGTCGCTAACGGCGACTCATTGAAAGATCTGCACACGCAGGATGAGTATGGTGAACACTGCAATCGCAATCCAAAACTTTGCCCCGCTCTCGGATGCCGAGTGTGAAGCGCGCATTATTGCCGCCAAAAAGGCGTTGGGCGAGCGGGTGGTGATCCTGGGGCATCACTATCAGCGTGAAGAAGTATTCCGCCACGCCGATGTTTCTGGTGACTCACTCAAGCTGTCGCACTATGCTGCGCAATCCAAAGCCGAATACATCGTTTTTTGCGGTGTACATTTCATGGCCGAAGTCGCGGATATTTTGTCGCGCCCGGAACAAATTTCCATTCTTCCTGATCTTTCCGCGGGTTGTTCGATGGCGGACATGGCCAGTTTGCCGAAGGTGGAAAAAGCGTGGCGTGAATTGGCCGAG includes:
- the aspS gene encoding aspartate--tRNA ligase, coding for MRSHYCGHVNESLVDQEVEICGWVHRRRDHGGVIFIDLRDREGLVQVVFDPDNREAFVTAERVRSEYVLHVKGRVRRRPAGTENANLPTGQIEILAKEIELLNRSEVPPFQIDDETDASEEIRLRYRYLDLRRPEMQKRLRLRTKTTRILRHFLEDRGFMEIETPFLTKATPEGARDYVVPSRTHQGKFFALPQSPQLFKQLLMISGFDRYYQVARCFRDEDLRADRQPEFTQLDIEMSFINEEQITNLMEDLFRHVFAEALEVALPVKFPRMTYAEAMHRYGSDKPDLRISLELVDVTDLMKAVDFKVFSGPANDPKGRIAALRLPKGGELSRKEIDDYTQYVGIFGAKGLAYIKVNNKAQGRDGLQSPILKFLPDAVVDGIMTRTGAEDGDLVFFGADKAKIVNDSLGALRIKLGHDRGLVQHGWRPLWVVDFPMFEWDDKDRRWVALHHPFTSPRVASPEDLAANPEGVSSRAYDLVLNGTEVGGGSIRIHNSDLQAAVFNLLGIGPEEAREKFGFLLDALSFGCPPHGGIAFGLDRLVMLMTGAQSIRDVMAFPKTQTAACMLTQAPSEIGEKHMREIGIRLRQAPVVVTTATATSE